A region from the Onthophagus taurus isolate NC chromosome 8, IU_Otau_3.0, whole genome shotgun sequence genome encodes:
- the LOC111425631 gene encoding uncharacterized protein — MSNAYQPDGILRKHVYLETKYRLSGPQFLANKLIKLTEHSALNVSVYQEEVDFYPPDEEVDPWCNIPMSVVTYTMVLKEVVNDIETNYNGTKLFNFETIITNYNRFLIGKIKLKDVLKEENVQYTNFEVDIELIITERSPHIYRSLLVVVP, encoded by the exons ATGAGTAACGCTTACCAACcg GATGGAATTCTTCGTAAACATGTTTATTTGGAAACTAAATATCGCCTATCTGGCCCTCAATTTCTCgccaacaaattaattaaattaaccgAACATTCCGCTTTGAATGTATCGGTTTATCAAGAAGAAGTCGATTTTTACCCACCGGATGAAGAAGTTGATCCTTGGTGTAATATTCCAATGa gtGTTGTAACTTACACCATGGTGTTAAAAGAAGTGGTAAACGATATTGAAACCAATTACAACGgaacaaaactttttaactTCGAAACTATCATCACCAACTACAATCGCTTTTTAATCGGGAAGATTAAGTTGAAGGATGtcttaaaagaagaaaatgttcaATATACCAATTTCGAGGTTGACATTGAGTTGATCATTACGGAACGTTCTCCTCATATTTACCGTTCATTACTTGTTGtggttccataa
- the LOC111425591 gene encoding uncharacterized protein, with translation MASALASSPFKPSYLINYHKNLITHYNFQSVCTLFRKEITFPFSPVIIAIQERQYNRGKKHYTDYMVSTYGKTKSGKMHAFTEDEHGTRQMAGFNTKNEQFLTIRLKGNVNHYLYGDYHITVYVKITFHGFDDTNTVRYFFEPGLELDELNYVHVQTIEHPNSEIEEPGSEEAEKSEENPEGEEDVEEDSEDEISDGRPILNVAHQPLFIQNRFQTLENESEDENFSAE, from the exons ATGGCTTCTGCACTTGCCTCGTCGCCTTTCaag CCTTCTTATCTGATAAATTACCACAAGAATTTAATTACTCATTACAACTTCCAATCGGTATGCACGCTTTTCCGGAAGGAAATCACGTTCCCTTTTAGCCCGGTTATTATCGCCATACAAGAGAGGCAATACAATCGCGGGAAGAAAC attacACCGATTACATGGTATCGACTTATGGAAAAACGAAATCCGGTAAAATGCATGCGTTCACCGAGGATGAACATGGAACGAGGCAAATGGCCGGATTCAACACGAAAAATGAGCAATTCTTGACCATTAGACTCAAGGGCAACGTCAACCACTACCTATACGGGGATTATCACATCACCGTTTACGTAAAAATTACTTTCCATGGGTTTGATGACACTAACACTGTTCGTTATTTCTTTGAACCCGGATTAGAACTTGATGAGCTCAATTACGTCCATGTACAAACAATCGAACACCCAAATAGCGAAATAGAAGAGCCTGGAAGCGAAGAGGCGGAGAAAAGCGAGGAAAACCCGGAAGGAGAAGAGGACGTAGAAGAAGATTCGGAAGACGAAATATCTGACGGACGACCAATACTAAATGTTGCCCATCAACCTCTATTTATACAGAATAGATTCCAAACGTTGGAGAACGAATCTGAAGATGAGAATTTTTCAGCTGAATAg
- the LOC111425628 gene encoding uncharacterized protein — translation MAFTGKTILRVIIVLCVVLIALGDYSGLIDKIFNQEVIEGSSNHGPRPSNPGYGDAKPEIDLDADIEEDTLQKLGPSTSKLQILSTIKNACLPKLICELNATPQKEKLTESERSLLSLIRDTSITATAELTSKYHFAAHMGQLIAGVDGNGCHNFYPSCPFPGLQVLQMMKKVRMR, via the exons ATGGCGTTCACgggaaaaacaattttgaggGTGATCATAGTGTTGTGCGTGGTCCTGATCGCTTTAGGCGACTACAGCGGACTTATCGACAAAATTTTCAACCAGGAGGTGATTGAAGGCTCGTCTAACCACGGACCTAGACCGTCTAACCCTGGTTATGGCGATGCTAAACCAGAAATTGATTTAGATGCTGATATTGAAGAGGATACTTTGCAAAAATTAg gtccttcaacatcaaaattacaaattttatcaacaattaaaaatgCGTGCCTTCCAAAATTGATATGCGAATTAAATGCAACGCCGCAAAAGGAAAAATTAACGGAATCTGAGAGATCTTTGCTGTCGTTGATCAG GGACACATCGATCACTGCGACAGCGGAATTAACATCCAAATACCATTTTGCGGCTCACATGGGCCAATTGATCGCCGGAGTCGACGGAAATGGGTGCCACAATTTTTATCCATCATGCCCGTTTCCCGGTTTGCAAGTGTTACAAATGATGAAAAAAGTCCGAATGAgatga
- the LOC111425629 gene encoding uncharacterized protein, whose translation MKTTKLILFTFVLINIFLLQLVPSGNAQQSSIQLPVELVGFPVIILAVRLSNFVKKLAYSLNPSTYISRSKRGISNDDMIDMLEAEKRLVSELGENVCIYTRVCLLHADKAKKSIGKKNYSVNWDEVFSHYKTTSDKNKEFYLLSIFLGDFIASPKFCNLLAKRGRACND comes from the exons ATGAAGACCACGAAATTAATCCTATTCACTTTCGTCCTtatcaatatatttttgttacaattGGTGCCATCAGGAAATGCTCAACAATCTTCAATACAGTTACCGGTCGAACTTGTGGGATTTCCCGTCATTATCCTTGCAGTACGATTATCAAATTTTGTCAAGAAACTCGCCTATTCTTTAAATCCGA gtaCTTACATCTCTAGAAGTAAAAGAGGAATATCTAACGATGATATGATTGATATGTTAGAAGCAGAAAAACGTTTAGTATCTGAATTAGGTGAAAATGTTTGCATATACACTCGAGTTTGTCTTCTTCACGCagataaagcaaaaaaatcgATTGGGAAAAAGAATTATTCAGTAAATTGGGATGAAGTATTTAg CCATTACAAAACCACCAGCGACAAAAACAAGGAGTTCTATCTGCTCAGCATATTTTTGGGGGATTTTATTGCCTCGCcgaaattttgtaatttattagcGAAAAGAGGAAGAGCTTGTAATGATTAA